In Paroedura picta isolate Pp20150507F chromosome 1, Ppicta_v3.0, whole genome shotgun sequence, the following are encoded in one genomic region:
- the LOC143829475 gene encoding methanethiol oxidase-like, giving the protein MSVYQRTVEDFQKKKGLGLQMSSKEHCRRGTGLGYATPLDAMRGPRERLVYVPCVLTGTGTQAPDYLATVDIDPESPSYCKVIHRLPMPYINDELHCCGWNVSCPLADPTKKCNRLILPSVFSARIYVVDTGMDQRAPRLHKVIESRDVFQKCKLSILHKPRCLENGEIMISAISDLCGNAKGGFVLLDAETFEVKGTWEKLSHETYMMFDFWYQPRHNILISTEIGVAKFIITAFNPADLGKGHFGRCLNIWDLTTRCLLQSIDLGEDSAPFEIRFLHNANSAHGFVVCMLQGSVHHFWKTKDGSWAAEKVIQIPKKKVSGWILPEMPAFSSYLLISLDDRFLYMSNFLHGDIRQYDITDPHCPRLVGQVFVGGSIPKGGVVTVLEDPELDCQPDPVIIQGRRVYGGLKKLQLSLDGKRLYVTNTLYSPWDHQFYPELIREGSVMLQIDVDTECGGLSLNRDFLVDFGKEPWGPARGQDMCFPGGDCTSDIWV; this is encoded by the exons AGCACTGTAGACGTGGAACCGGGCTCGGATATGCAACACCACTGGATGCCATGAGAG GTCCCAGAGAGAGACTCGTGTATGTTCCTTGCGTGTTAACCGGCACCGGCACTCAAGCGCCCGACTACCTGGCAACGGTGGACATAGATCCAGAATCTCCAAGTTATTGCAAG gTGATCCATCGCCTACCTATGCCTTACATCAATGATGAACTCCACTGCTGCGGGTGGAATGTCAGCTGCCCTTTGGCGGATCCCACCAAGAAGTGTAACAGACTGATCCTTCCTTCTGTGTTCTCTGCTCGTATTTATGTGGTGGATACAGGGATGGACCAGAGAGCTCCCAGGCTCCACAAG GTGATCGAATCGAGAGATGTTTTCCAGAAATGCAAGCTGTCTATCCTGCACAAACCTCGCTGCCTGGAGAATGGGGAAATCATGATCAGTGCTATAAGTGATCTGTGCGGCAATGCAAAAG GTGGATTTGTCCTTCTGGATGCGGAGACTTTTGAAGTGAAGGGGACCTGGGAGAAACTCAGCCACGAGACCTATATGATGTTTGACTTCTGGTACCAGCCGAGGCACAATATCCTGATAAGCACTGAAATTGGAGTGGCAAAATTCATCATCACTGCATTCAACCCAGCTGACCTGGGGAAAG GGCACTTCGGCCGTTGCCTGAACATTTGGGACTTGACCACCCGCTGCCTTCTCCAGTCGATCGATTTAGGGGAGGACTCTGCCCCCTTTGAAATCCGGTTCCTGCATAACGCCAACTCAGCACATGGATTTGTGGTCTGCATGCTCCAGGGCTCCGTCCACCACTTCTGGAAGACAAAG GATGGAAGTTGGGCGGCCGAGAAAGTGATCCAGATTCCAAAGAAGAAAGTGTCAGGATGGATATTACCCGAAATGCCAG CCTTTAGCTCCTACCTTCTCATTTCCCTGGACGATCGATTCCTGTACATGAGCAACTTCTTACATGGTGACATCCGTCAATACGACATCACTGACCCTCACTGCCCCAGGCTGGTCGGCCAG GTGTTCGTGGGGGGCAGCATCCCAAAAGGAGGGGTGGTCACCGTCCTTGAAGATCCAGAGCTGGACTGCCAACCTGATCCTGTAATCATCCAA GGAAGAAGAGTCTATGGAGGACTCAAAAAGCTTCAGCTCAGCTTGGACGGCAAGAGACTTTATGTCACCAACACTTTGTATTCTCCTTGGGACCACCAGTTTTACCCAGAATTGATCAG GGAAGGCTCCGTCATGCTGCAGATCGACGTGGACACAGAATGTGGAGGTCTGTCCTTGAACAGGGACTTCCTGGTGGATTTTGGGAAGGAACCCTGGGGGCCTGCCCGGGGGCAAGACATGTGTTTCCCCGGGGGAGACTGCACCTCGGATATCTGGGTCTAA